The DNA segment TTGGCCTATGCCATTCTTTTTTAAATTCATTTTTGAATTCAGGAAAAAGATTAATAATTTTATTAGAAGGCTTTGGCTCAATAATATTGGTTATTTTAAAATTATTTTGTAATAAGGGAGAAATATAACTTGTTAAGGTACGGTGGTATTTAATCACACCCTCACCTAAAAAATTATATTTATTTTTATTTTCATAAAAATAATTTTTAATAGGAAAATATTGAATATCCCCATTATTATCATATATAAAATCTTGAGAAATATTTGCGGTAAAAACAGGATGCTCAACACTAAAAACCAAACTACCATTTTTATTAAGAAGATTTGAAATATTAAAAATTAATTTTTCATAATCCTTTATATAATGAAAAACTAAAGAACTAATAACTATATCAAATTTCATATTTTGTAAGTCAGTGATTTTATCTATTTCTTCACAAGAACCTCTATAAAAGGATATTTTATTTTTATATTTACTTGTTTTAGTCTTAGCTTTATCTAACATTTTTAAAGATAAATCAATAGCAAAAACTTTTTTAGCCCCATTTTCTAAAGCATAAATACTATGCCATCCATATCCACAACCTAAGTCTAATATAACTTTATCTTTTAAACTTGGTAAACATGTTTTAAAATCTTCCCATTCACCAGCACCATCCAATCCTACTTTAGATCTTAGCATTAAGGCATATTTATCAAAAAAAATATTATCATCATACTTATTATCTAACATCATACATCCTTATAATAGTTTTATTATATCAAAACTTTTCATTTTAATCTCATCAAAACCCCAAACCTTCTAATTTTTAATAAATACCCTAT comes from the Campylobacter sp. CNRCH_2014_0184h genome and includes:
- a CDS encoding class I SAM-dependent methyltransferase, whose protein sequence is MLDNKYDDNIFFDKYALMLRSKVGLDGAGEWEDFKTCLPSLKDKVILDLGCGYGWHSIYALENGAKKVFAIDLSLKMLDKAKTKTSKYKNKISFYRGSCEEIDKITDLQNMKFDIVISSLVFHYIKDYEKLIFNISNLLNKNGSLVFSVEHPVFTANISQDFIYDNNGDIQYFPIKNYFYENKNKYNFLGEGVIKYHRTLTSYISPLLQNNFKITNIIEPKPSNKIINLFPEFKNEFKKEWHRPMMLIISCMKE